A window of the Diabrotica undecimpunctata isolate CICGRU chromosome 1, icDiaUnde3, whole genome shotgun sequence genome harbors these coding sequences:
- the LOC140436133 gene encoding uncharacterized protein: protein MALGAPEKDIKIAETTIEADLNTVNRYFKKWGLQPNPSKTEVTAFHLNNHKVNYRLNIECDGTILKHSRLIWAEHMVRANENYPPKQSLLAVPTGNMSSGRPRLRWIDGVDEKVRQIEVANGQRWMMNRNDWRNGVGKVEA from the exons ATGGCTCTGGGTGCTCCAGAAAAAGACATAAAAATCGCCGAAACCACCATAGAAGCAGATCTAAACACTGTTAACAGATACTTTAAGAAATGGGGCCTACAACCAAACCCATCGAAGACCGAAGTAACAGCTTTCCATCTTAACAACCACAAGGTAAATTACAGACTAAACATAGAATGCGATGGAACCATTCTAAAGCACA GCAGACTTATATGGGCTGAACATATGGTAAGAGcgaatgaaaattacccacctaAACAATCCCTATTAGCGGTACCGACAGGAAATATGAGTAGCGGTAGACCAAGACTGAGATGGATAGATGGTGTGGACGAAAAGGTAAGGCAGATCGAGGTAGCAAACGGGCAACGGTGGatgatgaacagaaacgactggcgaaacgGAGTAGGAAAGGTAGAGGCTTAA